CGCGACGGTATCCAGCCATCGATGTTGTGTTTCGTCGCCCAACAAAAGCTTCCTTTCCCGCAGGCTGTCCTCGTTCACTCCCGTGGTTCGTACCACCTCGCCGAGCAATGCGAGCTGGTAGTCCAGCGTTGTCTCCAACTGCTCAAAACTTCGCAGATGCATTGACGAGACGTTTTTCAGGCTCTGTACCACCGCCTCTTCAATCCAGCCATGCTCCAGAAGCAGGTAACCAGCCGCACCACACCCCTGGAGGAGCATCACCATGACCAGCAGCGCTCGCTTGGCGGTCATGTCGGAATCTACCGGAAACCTGAGAAAGGGTCGCAGATGCACAGGGGGATCCACTTTTATTGGTATGTTAATAAACCCGAACAGGGGAATGACCACCACTGAGCTTCAATATAGGTCTACGAAATAAATCAGCCTCATGTAATTTTTCCGACCGCTAACGCGCCAATTTCCGTGACTGGGTCGCATCATTTTAAGTCGATGGGTGAACGGGGATATCGGCCATACTCGCAAGCCGGGGTGCGGAGCTTTTCAGGGGGAGTTTGCTGCAGCACGAACGTACCAGGGCGGGAATCACTATCGCGATAGCTATTGCCACTTGACCAGTCCGTTTTGAGGCGGCAGCGGCCATCGAATGTGATGCAGCCAACTTCCGCTTTGGCCGAGATGTACGCGTCGCCAGTTCGGCTAGTTTCAGATGAGAGCGGTCTTTTCAACGGACAGTGGAACTCACCTGAATCGGCTCTCGGACGGTAGTGCGCATGCAGTATGCAAGGGAGTGGTCGTGACAAGCCAAATGTAGGCTCTGCCACGACCGCCAATGCGGGGCTAGATTTCCGTTTGCTCGGAAATCTCCAGTGCGTCGTCTACCTCGATGCCCAAGTATCTCACCGTGCTTTCCAGTTTTGTGTGTCCAAGCAATAACTGAACCGCTCTCAGGTTCTTCGTTCGCTTGTAGATTAGCGTTGCCTTCGTACGTCGCATCGAATGTGTGCCATAGGCGGACGAATCCAGTCCAGCTGCGTAGACCCACTGATGCACGATCCGGGCATATTGGCGTGTTGAGATGTGGAGAGAGTTGCCCACCCTACTTGGAAAAAGATACTGATCGCTTCGCAAGTGAACCTGCTCTAACCAGGCCGCTACTGCTGACCTGGTGGGCTCAGTCAGTTCGAACTGCACCGGCCGCTGTGTCTTCCGCTGCATGACCATGGCCCGGGCAAGGATCTGGTTGCCGTGAGTAATATCGCGCACATGAAGACTGACGAGATCACAGCCGCGCAGTTTGCTGTCGATTGCCAGGTTGAACATTGCGAGGTCCCGCACCGCATGTCGATTCTGTAGGTGGATGCGGATGGCCCAGATGTCCTTGGGCTTGAGGGGCGGCTTCTGGCCGACGAGCTTTCCTTTGTTCCAGACTTCACGCTTGTTGATGGTTTCCACGACAGACTCCTTGGTTGTTGGTCGGAGTCTGATTGTTTGGCGTGTGCGACATGCCTGCGCAACAGGATGCTGGGTGGTCGCGAATTGCCGCAGTTCGTCGGCATTTTTTGAGCCTCAGTTGAATGGCATCCTTCTGCTCGAGACCGGCCGAAAAGCTAATGCGCACAACTCGGCCTTAGCGGAAGTTGGCTGGCAGGAGCAGACCAGTATTCACCGACTGCCAACAACTACCGCTGTTTCGCTCAGTTTTGCTCAGCCCCTCCTTTCTGAAAACACTTATAACTGGCGCTCCATTTTGCAAATATCCATTTCCTGCCTAGTCAATGCATTGACCATCAAAGATCCATCATTCTCGATGCGAGCTACGTGAATTTCCCGAGGCGGTGCTTCGCAGAAACTGGCGATTAGAGAGTACTGTTATGCGCCTGCGTTCTTTCATCCGCCTACCATTTTTCAGCCTGACCGCCCAACGATGGCTGCTGGTCCTGGCCCTACTGGTCCAAGGCGCCTTTATTGCAGGCTACCTGTACCTTGAGCACAACTGGATTGAGGCCGGGGTGGTGCGAAGCCTGAAAAATGTTTCCTCACTGCATCAGCGCAGTTTTGAGCAACTCGAGTCCACACTGGACTATCAACTCGCAGCTGCCGGTGAGGCGGTGTGGGTCATGAGTGACAGCCGAAATTACTGGTCAGCCCAACATGCTCTGCTTCAAAAAGAATTAAAGAAGGCGTGGCTGGATACCATCGTCGTCCTGGACCCGGCGGGCAATATCGTCGCCCTTGATTCCAGTGTGCCGGTGTCGTCGACGCTGCCACCGGCGGCGTTGGCGAATAACTCCTTTAAGGATGTGCCACGTTACCAGGCTTTCCAGGATAGCCTGGACGAGTCCACCGCCTTTTTCGTTTCCTTTCCAAATGCGCCCGAACTAGGCGGGGGCGGGATAGTAAACTATCGAAGGATCACCTTGCCGGACGGACACTCATTGGGCACCGTCATCGGCTTTACCAGTCTGAGCAGGCTATCCACGTTGCTAAATACCGATGCAGCGCGGGGCTTCAATCTGGGCGAAAACGGTATCCTGTCCATTGCTGATGGGCATACGCAACAAAGACTGTATCGTTATTTATATTCAGGGGATTCAGCTGCGGGACGTGAAGCCGGTATACAGACAAGCCTCCCTCCATCAATCAAGCGGTCAGTTTACAGGGACACCCGATACGGACCTGACGTGAAGTTTAGCCAGTCCCCGGTTGATGGGGTGGAGCGGCTTGTCGTATCCGCTCCGCTGAACAATGGTCAGTGGCTGCAACTGGTGGGTGCGAGCAAGGCCGCGTACCTGTTCAATTGGCGTATCCAGGTGGCATTCTCCATGCTGGCGTTTGCCGCCCTGTGCGTGCTGCAGTGGCTGCTGCTGGGGTTTTTCCAGCGCAATCGCCAGCAGCGTGCGCTGCTGGATCTGGTTCTCGACAATGTGGACGCCCTTGCCTACATCAAGACCAGCGAACGGCGCTTTGTCTACGTCAATGCGAAGACAGCTACCCTGATCGGCTTGCCCGCCGACCAGATTATCGGCCGGCTGGACAGCGAGGTCGTGCCGCAAGCGGCGGCCGATGATTACTACGCCAAAGATCGCCAGGTGTTTGACTCCGGCCGCAAGCACAGCGGCATGGACGCCTTCACTGCGCCAGGAGATAAACCCCGCTACTACATGGCGGTCAGGGTGCCGGTGCACCTACCGGGTCAACCACCGGCACTGATCGGTTTTTCCACCGACGTGACTGAATTACAGGAACAAACTCTCGCCCGGCAGGCCGCTGAACAAGAACTGGCAGCGCACAACCACGCCCTGTGGCTGAATAACCAGGTGCTCGAGAAACTGGGCCAGAATGCGTCGTTGTCCGAAGTACTGGACACCATGCTACGGATAATCAATGACTATCGTCCCGGCATGCTCAGCACCGTGTTTCTGGTGGCGGACAATGGCCGGGAGCTGGTCGGCTGTGCCGCCCCCGATTTGCCCGTGTCATGGTGGCACGCTACTGCGCGGATGCCGATTGTCGAGGGGAACGGGTCTGCTGCCACTGCCGTTCTTCGCAGCGAAACCGTCATCGCTGAAGACATTGCCACACACCCTTGTTGGGCGGCAACGCGCGAAAGAGCACTCAATGCACGCCTGCGTGCAGCCTGGGCCATCCCCATCAAGAACGGGGAGGGACGGATTCTCGGCGTTTTCAGCATGTATAAACGAGAACCGGCCGCACCGGATGCCCATGATCTGGCCCTGCTGGGGGACTATGCCCGGCTGGCGCAGATGGTCATCGAACGCGCACGCCTGGCCGAAGCCTTGCAGGAAAGCCAGGACCGGTATCGCCTGATCGCTGAAAACAGCAAAGATATGATCTGGGTGATGGATTACCCCTTCTTGACCTGCAGTTATGTCAGCCCCTCTGCCGAACGGCTACGTGGCTGGACGGCAGAAAAAATTCTGGAACAGCGGCTGGAAGAGATGGTGTCACCCCGTTCGGTAAACCAGGTGAGAGAGAGATTACAAGAAAGCATGCGGCGCATTGGCGAGGGAGATCTCTCGGCGCGTTTTATTACGATGGAACTGGAGCACCTGCACAAGGAAGGTCATAGCGTCCCGTGCGAGGTGGTAGCCAATATCATGCTCGATAGTGCGGGCAGACCGACCCACATTGTAGGCAGTACCCGCGATATCACCCGACGCAAGATGGCTGAAGACGCCATCCGGAAAATGGCGTTTTTCGATCAATTGACCGGTCTTCCCAACCGCCGAATGATGGAAGACCGACTAATCCAGCTGCTCGCGCTTGCCCAACGTGAACAACGCAAGCTGTCGCTGCTTTTTGTTGATCTAGACAGGTTCAAGGCGGTCAATGACGCGCACGGGCACCAAGCCGGCGACTGGTTATTGGAACAAGTTGCGGTCCGCATGAGGGCCATCCTGCGCGAGTCAGATACTGCGTCACGTGTCGGCGGTGATGAATTCGTCATTCTTCTGCCGGATGCTCACCAGATCGAAGATGCCATACTGGTTGCGGAGAAAATCCGGTTTGCCCTTGAACAGCCGTTTTTCATGGACGATGGTGTGGAGCTGGATATCTCGTCGAGCATCGGCATCGTGACGTACCCCGACCAGGCCAACAATGTGCGCGATTTGCTGCACCATGGCGACGAAGCCATGTACCGGGCCAAGAAAAGCGGCAGGAACGCGACAATGACGAGCACGAGGTAACCAAAATGCGATTGGCCATTCTACCGGGCGGCAAAGCGGCGTGCGCGTGCTTAGCTGCGGTCTCGATGGATCTGATGTCTGATTTCGGTGAGTACTGGCGCCTTTTTTACCGGATCCCGGAGCAGGCGGTGCCCGGCTAAATACAATGGGAAATCTGGTCGCTCGTAGGCGGATATTCAGGCGATTGTGATCAGCAGTACTGTCTGCTCGTCATGATTAGTGCCAATGACCGACCTTGATCGCGGCTGCTCAGCTTCAGGGTAATAGTCCACGCACAAATGGCTCCACGTCGCGGGCGTCTATCGAGGTCCGGACAGTCCAGACAGGATTACCGTGTGTGAATAGTCTGCAATTCAACCTCGCACCATTCGACAAATTCCTCTGCTGCTTTCGGCGAACTATAGAGGAAGCCCTGGATATCGTCACACTGCTGGTCGCGCAGGAACTCTGCTTGCTCCCAGGTTTCAACGCCTTCAGCGACAACCTTGAGCCCCAGCCCGTGAGCCAGAGAAATCGTACTGCTGACGATCGTCTGGTACTTGGGCTCATTCATACGCATCACAAACGAGCGGTCAATTTTCAAAGCGTAAATGGGTAACGTCGCCAGATACGCCAGCGACGAATAGCCGGTGCCGAAATCGTCGATAAAGATACGCATGCCCTGTCTGGCAAACTGCTCCAGTACTTGGCGAGCACGCTCGGGATCGCTCATCAACGCAGTCTCCGTGATTTCCAGGTCAAGCCCACTCAGAGCAGCGCCGGTTCGTTCCGGCAACGAAGACACGAAGTCAAAAAAATCGGGATCGAGCAGATTTTGTGGCGATATGTTGACGGCTACGCGCATTGGTTTGTTTGCATGCTGCCATGTCGCCACCTGCCGCGCCGCCATCTCAATGACAGCATAGGTGAGAGGCTTGATCAGACCAGTCTGCTCAGCCAGCGGAATAAACGAGGCTGGCGACACCGCGCCGTGTAATGGATGGAACCAGCGTACAAGTGCTTCGGCCCCCGTGATGACGGCAGGTGATTGGGCGCTGACCTTGGGTTGATAGAACAGGACTAGTTGGTCAGTACGGATTGCCTGACGCAGATCCGACAACAGCGTCAAGCGCTCTGGACTTTCGCGTTCGGATTCGCCGCCATACAGATTGTGAATGACGCCCTGTGACCAGGCCTGCCGTGCGGCGATGTCAGAACGCCTTACCAGCGCGTCGGGGTCGGTTGCGTGTTCGGGATAAACCGCAGAGCCCGCAGATATCTGGATATCCACTGGAATGCCAGCGTACTCATATGGGACTTCGGTAATGGCTTCGATATACCGGGGAATTGCAGCCAGGCTCTCGACATCGAGCGGCATGATCATCGCGAAGGCGTCTCGCGCCACGCGCGCGATAAAGTGCACTCCTCCGGTGACCGCAGAGACCCGTTGGGCGAGTTGCCGGACAATTTCGTCTGCACCAGCCATACCGATCACGTCTTGAATGTCGAGCAACCGTTCGATATGCATGGTGACCAGGGCAAATTGACCCCCGTTCGCCAGCGAGCGGCGAATAACCAGTTCCAGACTCGATACCAGCTCAAGAGCATTTGGCAGATCCGTAGCGGTATCAAAACGCGCCAGTCGCTCTACACGCTCTTCCGCACGCTGGCGCTCCTGTTTCGAACGTTGGGTGAGTATGCCGAACGTGAGATTACCGGCCAGTTCTTCCAGCAGCGCGACTTCCTCTGGATTGAAAATGTGCGCCTGTGCGGCATGAATGGTCAATGCGCCAAAGGCAATGCCGCCATCTGTGAGCGGAAGTGCCACCGCTGAACGTGACCCCAACGCATAAATTTTCTCTTGCCACGGCCCAAGGTCCAGTTCTGCCGCAATATCCTGGACAAGCTGGGGTTGTCCTGTGCGCAAGGCCTTGCCGGTAGGGCCGCCTCCCTGATGATCATCGGACCAGCTGATTGGCACCCCGTCAAGCCAGCTGATGTTGGCGCCATAGCGGGCCGCTATATGCACGGATTTCGCGTCGTCTTGCACGCGGAAAGTGATCCAGGCCATCAGGTAATTTCCGGCCTCGACGATCGTGCGGCAGGTTTCATCCAGCAGCGCTTCTTCGCTCTGCGCAAGAACGATATTCTTGCTGCAGCCGCTCAGCACGCGCAGCGCCCGGTTCAGCCGGAGGATTTCGGCTTTCGATGCCATGGAGGCAGCCATGCGGTCCACCATGGCTGCCAACTCCCCCACCTCGCTACCATCTGCAACCATGCCTGTTCTGGCAAGGTAATCACCTGAACTCAGCTTGCGTGCCGTTTCCGTGATCACAGAAACCGGCCGGATAAACAGTCGATCCCCGACGAACCAGACCACCAGGAACGATACCAGGGCAAGACCCAGCCAGAGCGCGACACCACTCAGTAGCTGATGGTCCGCTGCAGCGGTCACTGTATTCTTGTCGATACCCGCCCAAAGATAGATGGGTCCACCGGAAGCGTAAGTAAATGGCGTGAATGCGTACAGCCTCAACTGACCATCCAGGCCCGGTTGCTCGCCGGTGCCTTGACCGCCGTTGGCCAGGATGTTCTGAAAAAATGCCGTTTCTGAAATTTTTTTTCCGACCATGCGCGCTGGGTCGGGATAATGCGCCAGTACATTTCCCTGGCTATCCACGAGACCCATGCGGGTTCCGCCCTGCAGACTGGCTTCGCCAAGGCGACGACCAAACCAGCCCAGATCAAGCGAGGCCAGCAAAAGCAGGGATGGTGCTTGCGCTCCAGTGCGGATTGCGATGCCGATCGGCAAAATGCGCTTCCCATCCGTGGTCGAGATGGTGACGGTTCCAGCCAGCACATCCGGTTCGTTCAATACAGCGCCGGCAAATGCGCGATTTTTTGCCGCGTCGAACGCGGCTGCCCGGCCGCTGCACAGTACTGATCCATCGGCCTGTATCAGGCGAATATTGTCCAGCGCCTGGTTGCGTTTGAGAAAACGCGCCAATGCCTGGCTGCAAAGATCTGTCCGGGCAAAGGGCGTGGGGTCCCGACCAATAAACAGAAAAGTCGCCAGATCTCGCGTTTCCTGAACGATACCCGACTGTTGATCTGCAACAAGGGCAGCCTGCGTGCGCAAGGCCTCCAGCGCTTTGGCAATATCAGCGTCCCGCCGCTCTATGGTGCGATAGCAAATGGCCACAACCACGTAGAGCAGTATTACTCCAAGAAGCAAAGAGATCCGCAGACGCAGACTGCTGAAGTGAATACCCAATTAAAATCCTTTATATCCAGTCCATGACACCGCATGTTTGGCTTGCCTGGGCTGTACGCGTATGCTTGCCGCCATCAAGTTTTGCCAAAAGCCTGCATGGCGATTGTCATGCACGTCAAGCCGTTGTGCTTACTGCGTTGCCTGGAAGATGAATGACCAATCGGACACTCAAACGATTTACGCTCCTTTTGTGGGGCTGCTTCAGCGTATTTGCTGGTTGCATGCTGGCGTTCATTTTTTATGCCCGGGCAGAGAATCAAGTTCGTGTGGCATACGGGATTCAGGTGGAGTCGCTGAAGCTTGCAACCGAATTGCGCCAGACTTCGGAAGACCTGACCCGCATGGTTCGGACCTACGTGGTCACTGGCGACCCCCGCTATAGCGCCCATTACCAGCAAATTCTGGATATACGTGATGGACGCAGCCCACGGCCGGCTGACTACTCCAGTGTGCACTGGGATCTTCTTCCTGGCGCATCCCCGCCCCCTGACACTGTTGCGCCTGCCGCGCTGTTGATGCGCATTCAGTCGGTGGGATTTACCATCCCTGAAATGAACAAATTGTCTGAGGCCAAGCTCAAGTCGGATGCTTTGGTCAGTCTGGAACGGTCTGCCATGCAGATTGCGGACGAGACCCCAAACGAAGCCACAACAGGTAATGCCACCGCGAAACGTCTGGCCGCAATACGCATGCTGCATGACGCAACATACCTACGAGCCAAGGCGGCCATCATGGGGCCAATTAGCGAGTTCAGCCACATGGTAGCCATGCGAACGGCTGCCCAAGTCGATCTTGCACAGCGGCACGCGCGTTTCATG
This genomic interval from Silvimonas soli contains the following:
- a CDS encoding diguanylate cyclase, which translates into the protein MRLRSFIRLPFFSLTAQRWLLVLALLVQGAFIAGYLYLEHNWIEAGVVRSLKNVSSLHQRSFEQLESTLDYQLAAAGEAVWVMSDSRNYWSAQHALLQKELKKAWLDTIVVLDPAGNIVALDSSVPVSSTLPPAALANNSFKDVPRYQAFQDSLDESTAFFVSFPNAPELGGGGIVNYRRITLPDGHSLGTVIGFTSLSRLSTLLNTDAARGFNLGENGILSIADGHTQQRLYRYLYSGDSAAGREAGIQTSLPPSIKRSVYRDTRYGPDVKFSQSPVDGVERLVVSAPLNNGQWLQLVGASKAAYLFNWRIQVAFSMLAFAALCVLQWLLLGFFQRNRQQRALLDLVLDNVDALAYIKTSERRFVYVNAKTATLIGLPADQIIGRLDSEVVPQAAADDYYAKDRQVFDSGRKHSGMDAFTAPGDKPRYYMAVRVPVHLPGQPPALIGFSTDVTELQEQTLARQAAEQELAAHNHALWLNNQVLEKLGQNASLSEVLDTMLRIINDYRPGMLSTVFLVADNGRELVGCAAPDLPVSWWHATARMPIVEGNGSAATAVLRSETVIAEDIATHPCWAATRERALNARLRAAWAIPIKNGEGRILGVFSMYKREPAAPDAHDLALLGDYARLAQMVIERARLAEALQESQDRYRLIAENSKDMIWVMDYPFLTCSYVSPSAERLRGWTAEKILEQRLEEMVSPRSVNQVRERLQESMRRIGEGDLSARFITMELEHLHKEGHSVPCEVVANIMLDSAGRPTHIVGSTRDITRRKMAEDAIRKMAFFDQLTGLPNRRMMEDRLIQLLALAQREQRKLSLLFVDLDRFKAVNDAHGHQAGDWLLEQVAVRMRAILRESDTASRVGGDEFVILLPDAHQIEDAILVAEKIRFALEQPFFMDDGVELDISSSIGIVTYPDQANNVRDLLHHGDEAMYRAKKSGRNATMTSTR
- a CDS encoding PAS domain-containing protein; this translates as MTNRTLKRFTLLLWGCFSVFAGCMLAFIFYARAENQVRVAYGIQVESLKLATELRQTSEDLTRMVRTYVVTGDPRYSAHYQQILDIRDGRSPRPADYSSVHWDLLPGASPPPDTVAPAALLMRIQSVGFTIPEMNKLSEAKLKSDALVSLERSAMQIADETPNEATTGNATAKRLAAIRMLHDATYLRAKAAIMGPISEFSHMVAMRTAAQVDLAQRHARFMMWVFIIACGALVTLLWRLRASFQAVLGGSVADLQAVMSKDPDPHTLKYTETESLLGRLAEVQLTRENSDGQRRESERALAEAERRFLEIAEAANESICVVQDALIRFANQALLSRIGSEQNELIGVPFIELVYPEDRNELMDRYRRRQTGDQNESSSTFRVIGKDGEVFGVSSQAKRFQWAGRPAVMYFLR
- a CDS encoding bifunctional diguanylate cyclase/phosphodiesterase, whose product is MGIHFSSLRLRISLLLGVILLYVVVAICYRTIERRDADIAKALEALRTQAALVADQQSGIVQETRDLATFLFIGRDPTPFARTDLCSQALARFLKRNQALDNIRLIQADGSVLCSGRAAAFDAAKNRAFAGAVLNEPDVLAGTVTISTTDGKRILPIGIAIRTGAQAPSLLLLASLDLGWFGRRLGEASLQGGTRMGLVDSQGNVLAHYPDPARMVGKKISETAFFQNILANGGQGTGEQPGLDGQLRLYAFTPFTYASGGPIYLWAGIDKNTVTAAADHQLLSGVALWLGLALVSFLVVWFVGDRLFIRPVSVITETARKLSSGDYLARTGMVADGSEVGELAAMVDRMAASMASKAEILRLNRALRVLSGCSKNIVLAQSEEALLDETCRTIVEAGNYLMAWITFRVQDDAKSVHIAARYGANISWLDGVPISWSDDHQGGGPTGKALRTGQPQLVQDIAAELDLGPWQEKIYALGSRSAVALPLTDGGIAFGALTIHAAQAHIFNPEEVALLEELAGNLTFGILTQRSKQERQRAEERVERLARFDTATDLPNALELVSSLELVIRRSLANGGQFALVTMHIERLLDIQDVIGMAGADEIVRQLAQRVSAVTGGVHFIARVARDAFAMIMPLDVESLAAIPRYIEAITEVPYEYAGIPVDIQISAGSAVYPEHATDPDALVRRSDIAARQAWSQGVIHNLYGGESERESPERLTLLSDLRQAIRTDQLVLFYQPKVSAQSPAVITGAEALVRWFHPLHGAVSPASFIPLAEQTGLIKPLTYAVIEMAARQVATWQHANKPMRVAVNISPQNLLDPDFFDFVSSLPERTGAALSGLDLEITETALMSDPERARQVLEQFARQGMRIFIDDFGTGYSSLAYLATLPIYALKIDRSFVMRMNEPKYQTIVSSTISLAHGLGLKVVAEGVETWEQAEFLRDQQCDDIQGFLYSSPKAAEEFVEWCEVELQTIHTR
- a CDS encoding tyrosine-type recombinase/integrase, yielding METINKREVWNKGKLVGQKPPLKPKDIWAIRIHLQNRHAVRDLAMFNLAIDSKLRGCDLVSLHVRDITHGNQILARAMVMQRKTQRPVQFELTEPTRSAVAAWLEQVHLRSDQYLFPSRVGNSLHISTRQYARIVHQWVYAAGLDSSAYGTHSMRRTKATLIYKRTKNLRAVQLLLGHTKLESTVRYLGIEVDDALEISEQTEI